Proteins co-encoded in one Lagopus muta isolate bLagMut1 chromosome 25, bLagMut1 primary, whole genome shotgun sequence genomic window:
- the LOC125684692 gene encoding LOW QUALITY PROTEIN: progranulin-like (The sequence of the model RefSeq protein was modified relative to this genomic sequence to represent the inferred CDS: inserted 2 bases in 1 codon; deleted 1 base in 1 codon) codes for MCTSGRDVAHVGDVKCDDEMSCPDGNTCCRLSSGEWGCCPLEQAVCCPDHIHCCPQGYTCDPQGGTCLQGGGPXLPWLKKSPALGVGGGMLRCDDRTSCPDGSTCCRLSGGTWGCCPLEQAVCCKDHQHCCPQGYTCDIATQSCEKL; via the exons ATGTGCACCTCGGGGCGGGACGTGGCGCACG TTGGTGACGTGAAGTGTGACGATGAGATGAGCTGCCCTGATGGGAACAcgtgctgcaggctgagctccgGGGAGTGGGGCTGCTGCCCCCTGGAACAG GCCGTGTGCTGCCCTGACCACATCCACTGCTGCCCCCAGGGCTACACCTGCGACCCCCAGGGGGGGACGTGCCTGCAGGGGGGGGGGCC CCTGCCCTGGCTGAAGAAGAGCCCAGCGCTG GGGGTCGGGGGGGGGATGTTGCGCTGTGACGACAGGACGAGCTGCCCTGATGGGAGCACGTGCTGCAGGCTGAGCGGGGGCACCTGGGGGTGCTGCCCCTTGGAGCAg GCCGTGTGCTGCAAGgaccaccagcactgctgcccccAGGGCTACACCTGCGACATCGCCACGCAGAGCTGCGAGAAGCTGTGA
- the LOC125684359 gene encoding progranulin-like, which produces MRAAVRLWLSLAAVAAVTALRCPDGASECPQNTTCCVAAGGAWGCCPMPEAVCCRDEEHCCPRATSCDLERGRCVSPVGDFAMATKFPAWKRPRGAAARPQPLVPAVALRRLTCPDNSSACPDSATCCQLPSGRYGCCPLQKRECVPKRPPVVVALGAVLSPRCPHAGGVLQRWVALLSPRHHV; this is translated from the exons ATGAGGGCGGCGGTGAGGCTCTGGTTGTCCCTCGCTGCGGTCGCTGCGGTGACGGCGCTGCGGTGCCCCGACGGCGCCTCCGAGTGTCCCCAAAACACCACGTGCTGCGTCGCCGCCGGGGgggcctggggctgctgcccgATGCCGGAG GCGGTTTGCTGCCGGGATGAGGAGCACTGCTGTCCCCGCGCCACCAGCTGCGATTTGGAGCGCGGACGCTGCGTGTCGCCCGTGGGGGACTTCGCCATGGCCACCAAATTCCCAGCGTGGAAGAGGCCGCGTGGTGCCGCGGCGCGACCTCAGCCCCTCGTCCCTGCAGTGG CGCTGCGCCGGCTGACCTGTCCCGACAACAGCTCCGCCTGTCCCGACAGCGCCACGTGCTGCCAGCTGCCATCGGGGCGCTACGGCTGCTGCCCCCTACAGAAACGTGAGTGCGTCCCCAAACGTCCCCCCGTGGTGGTGGCACTCGGTGCCGTGCTGTCACCACGCTGTCCCCACGCAGGCGGTGTGCTGCAGCGATGGGTGGCACTGCTGTCCCCAAGGCACCACGTGTGA